The genomic interval AGCAGTTCCAGCAGCTCGGTATCCCATTCGAGGGTGTGGATATTGAAAAGCAGTGTGCGGGATGCGTTGGTGACATCGGTTATATGCGTGCCGCCCCGGGTCAGTTTCCAGATGAGCCAGGAATCGATGGTCCCGAATGCCAGTTCTCCGCGTTCCGCCTGTTTGCGGGCACCGTCCACATGGTCGAGAATCCACCGTATTTTGGTTCCGGAAAAGTAGGGGTCGAGAAACAGTCCTGTTTTTTTATGGAACGTGCCGGCCAGTCCGTCTGCCTTCAGTTTTGCACAGAAGTCTGCTGTGCGGCGGTCCTGCCAGACGATGGCGTTATAGATCGGGTTTCCTGTTTTCCGGTTCCATACCACCGTGGTTTCCCGCTGATTGGTAATGCCGATTGCTACGGTATCTTCGCAGTGTACGCCCGCGTGATGCATCGCTTTCTTTGCGGTGTACTGCTGGGCCGTCCAGATCTGTTCGGGATCGTGTTCAACCCATCCGGGCCGGGGATAGATCTGTTTGAGCGCTTTACGGGCGGCCGCACGTATATTCCCGGCATGATCGAAAAGAATCGAGCGGGATGAGGTGGTACCTTGATCCAGTGCAAGAACGCATTTCATAACGCGCAGTATAAGAGACGGATCGGCAAACTGAAGGATTAAGTGAGGTTAAGATAATCCCGGTCGAGCAGATGCCCGGGCCGTATATCCTTCATGGAACGAAGCATACTTTTGCCGAGGTTCGGGAAATCGGATTCCAGGGTTTTCAACAGACGTTCCAGTCTGGCGCGGTCACCCGTCCGGTCAAGCTGTTCGGAATAGTCGCATTGTCCGAGGTCTGGAAAGTCGAAGGATTCGGCAGCGGTTTCAATCAGGCTTTTCGGGGCATAGCACATCGGACGGATCACCCGCAGTTTTCCGGCATTACCGGGAACATTCGGACCCATTGTTTTCAGGCCGGTTCCTCGGAACAGTCCCATCAGGAGACTGGTGCAGAGATCATCGCGGTGGTGGCCCAGAACCAGTTTTCCAGCCCCGATTTCTTCGGCATAGCCATGAATAAAACCCCGCCGCAGCCGGGAGCAGAGTGCACAGGGGCGTTCTTCGGCTTTTTTTTCGAGGATCAGTTCGGCAATGGGGGTTTCAATGACGTTCAGTTTCCAGCGGTGCTTTTCGGCATAGTGGACGAGCGGTTTATGATCCAGTCCCTTGAATCCTTCGCTAATGTGGATGGCAAACACCTCAAACTTTACGGGTGCCCGTTTCTGCAGACGGGTGAGAAGGTGCATGAGCATCATGGAATCAACCCCTCCGCTGATGCCGACGAGCAGGCGGTCGCCCTCCTGGATCATGCGGTAATCCATCACGGCCTGTCCGGTGAGGCGGCAAAGCTGGGCAAAATAATCGGTCATAGGGTTATCTGCGGAGTATTGCTGATTTCAGTTCCCGCAATTCCGGGACCCGCAGAAGCACGGATAGCAGAAAATAGGTCAGGGCTCCGAGGGCCATGGCGAAGATCAGGGCGGTCATGTTTGCAAGTTTCTGCGGAAGCATTTCCCCAAAGAATGGAAGCAGGAGACGGGCTGTAAACCAGGCGGAGACGGCCATCAGGAGTGCACTGCACAGATGGCGGACCGAGCTGTGCGCGATGGATTGCCATTCGATATCTTTGATGCGGCGGGTCAGCAGTATGCCGAGCACGGTCATGCCGGCGGCTTCGGCGAGTACGGTCGAAAAGGCCATTCCGGCATGTTTCCAGTATTCGGGCAGGGTCAGGATGAATATAATGTTGAGTGCAAGGTTGATGAGCACAA from Verrucomicrobia bacterium S94 carries:
- a CDS encoding tRNA 2-thiocytidine(32) synthetase TtcA: MTDYFAQLCRLTGQAVMDYRMIQEGDRLLVGISGGVDSMMLMHLLTRLQKRAPVKFEVFAIHISEGFKGLDHKPLVHYAEKHRWKLNVIETPIAELILEKKAEERPCALCSRLRRGFIHGYAEEIGAGKLVLGHHRDDLCTSLLMGLFRGTGLKTMGPNVPGNAGKLRVIRPMCYAPKSLIETAAESFDFPDLGQCDYSEQLDRTGDRARLERLLKTLESDFPNLGKSMLRSMKDIRPGHLLDRDYLNLT